A genomic region of Candidatus Binataceae bacterium contains the following coding sequences:
- a CDS encoding 3-hydroxyacyl-CoA dehydrogenase yields MKLKDAVAVITGGGSGLGEATAREFASAGAKIAILDLPASPGAKVAESLGANAIFVTADVASAEQGEAAIAETVKKFGAVHIAINCAGIGRAMRTITKEGPHSLDLFSKVLSVNLIGTFNIIRLAAAQMAKQSPVTDDGERGVIVNTASVAAFDGQIGQAAYSASKGGVVGMTLPIARDLSSVGIRVCTIAPGTFETPMLAGLPEPARKALAAGIPFPQRLGRASEYASLARQIVENQMLNGETIRLDGALRMPPR; encoded by the coding sequence ATGAAACTCAAAGATGCAGTTGCGGTGATCACTGGCGGCGGATCAGGACTCGGCGAGGCGACGGCGCGGGAGTTCGCGTCAGCCGGTGCGAAAATCGCGATTCTTGATTTGCCCGCCTCGCCGGGGGCGAAAGTTGCCGAGTCGCTTGGCGCGAATGCGATCTTTGTCACCGCCGACGTTGCATCGGCCGAGCAGGGCGAGGCCGCGATTGCTGAGACCGTGAAGAAGTTTGGCGCCGTGCATATCGCGATCAATTGCGCCGGTATCGGCCGTGCGATGCGCACGATCACCAAGGAAGGGCCTCATTCGCTCGACCTCTTCTCCAAAGTGCTGAGCGTCAATCTGATCGGCACGTTCAATATCATCCGGCTCGCCGCGGCGCAGATGGCAAAGCAATCGCCCGTCACTGACGATGGCGAGCGCGGCGTGATCGTCAACACCGCATCGGTCGCCGCCTTCGATGGTCAGATCGGGCAGGCGGCTTATTCCGCGTCAAAGGGCGGCGTCGTCGGTATGACGCTGCCGATCGCTCGCGATCTCTCGTCGGTGGGAATTCGCGTCTGCACAATCGCTCCGGGAACGTTCGAAACTCCGATGCTCGCAGGGTTGCCCGAGCCGGCACGAAAAGCGCTCGCCGCCGGAATCCCCTTCCCGCAGCGGCTCGGCCGTGCGAGCGAGTACGCGTCACTCGCGCGGCAAATCGTCGAGAACCAGATGCTCAACGGTGAGACGATCCGCCTCGACGGTGCGCTCAGGATGCCGCCCCGTTAG